Proteins encoded in a region of the Nicotiana tomentosiformis chromosome 9, ASM39032v3, whole genome shotgun sequence genome:
- the LOC104120408 gene encoding uncharacterized protein, with the protein MGFGERWRGWIKFCISSVRFSVLVNGSPCGFFGSSRGLRQGDPLSPMLFILVMDALSKMMDRAASGGFLRGFSAPIGVLSARRVSHLLFADDTLVFCDADMDQLTFLKQLGSLPTTYLGLPLGALQKDTSVWNPVIERVEKQLAGWQKWYLSKGGKEVLIKSTLSSIPTYYLSLLQAPVSITEKLERLQRNFLWDAADGTRKFHLVNWQTVTSPKK; encoded by the exons ATGGggtttggggaaagatggaggggATGGATCAAGTTCTGTATTTCCTCGGTCAGATTCTCTGTCCTGGTTAATGGTAgcccgtgtggtttctttggcagctccAGGGGGCTCAGGCAAGGTGACCCCCTATCCCCAATGCTATTCATTTTAGTGATGGATGCTCTGAGTAAAATGATGGATCGTGCGGCGAGTGGAGGCTTCTTGAGAGGATTCTCAGCTCCGATCGGGGTGCTTAGTGCCCGAAGAGTCTCTCATTtgctttttgcggatgacacCCTGGTTTTCTGTGATGCAGATATGGATCAGTTGACCTTCCTGAAACAG TTGGGCTCTCTTCCCACTACTTACCTGGGTCTACCATTGGGCGCTTTGCAAAAGGATACTTCGGTTTGGAATCCAGTCATTGAAAGGGTTGAAAAACAATTAGCAGGCTGGCAGAAATGGTACTTGTCAAAAGGCGGTAAGGAAGTGCTTATCAAAAGCACTTTGTCGAGTATCCCTACCTATTACTTGTCCCTGTTGCAAGCACCTGtgagcatcacagaaaaactggagcggcttcaaaggaattttctttgggatgcggcagatggaactagaaagtttcatttagtgaattggcagacagtcacttccccaaagaagtgA